One Synechococcus sp. CC9605 genomic window carries:
- a CDS encoding DUF3828 domain-containing protein — MLLLLAFNLIVVQEPATPPPMNLACPDEVRQQLDGLYEWQVQRMDQPNNTSTSLSSQSERFSPSLFSLLTEARQLTPSKDGRYLDFDVFSNTQVRTFSAVITGCSAAQKNSILAAVEVQAGLRNTPSATPRRLEYELQRDCTGQWKIAEITYRNERVFHLRTYLEKLVNPTP, encoded by the coding sequence GTGCTGCTCCTGCTGGCTTTCAACTTGATCGTCGTTCAAGAACCGGCGACCCCGCCTCCAATGAACTTGGCCTGCCCAGACGAAGTGCGACAACAGCTGGACGGGCTCTACGAATGGCAGGTGCAGCGCATGGACCAACCGAATAACACCTCCACTTCGCTCTCAAGCCAGAGCGAGCGCTTCAGTCCTAGTCTATTCAGTCTGCTGACGGAAGCCCGGCAACTCACCCCATCAAAGGATGGCCGCTATTTGGACTTCGACGTCTTCAGTAACACCCAGGTGCGGACCTTTTCAGCAGTCATTACCGGCTGCAGCGCGGCCCAGAAGAACAGCATCCTTGCTGCAGTGGAGGTGCAAGCCGGATTGCGCAACACCCCCAGCGCAACACCCCGACGATTGGAATACGAACTACAGCGGGACTGCACAGGCCAGTGGAAGATCGCAGAAATCACTTACCGCAATGAGCGGGTGTTTCACCTGAGGACTTATCTCGAGAAACTTGTGAATCCAACACCCTGA
- a CDS encoding tyrosine-type recombinase/integrase yields the protein MWPAAYQRLKDKANGVRPGYIPQSPDQVGYELDPQTGERREIQASDVYGPGELEEAMTWQQAAAIHNERIADKRGRALTEKTKASSQALAIKPISHVPPALVQVSDVQRYMRELKDQGLSANTIMQRHGMLRAITKSLMKQGYLTNNVWDRVEATAMPGEPLPFLTPEEVKQLWDTGNWHLQVLLYTGLRENELCPRQQAHLDGRWLRIDRSLGCSVKNDDSLREVLLPEWAGTQLPKPPGKTTLWRLVKRTTPRLTLHSLRSALRTALAQAGVTTEVSERILGQKVGKAAGASHVRKYTEYTREIIGPALEAGWVVMDEWCR from the coding sequence TTGTGGCCTGCTGCCTACCAACGGCTCAAAGACAAAGCCAATGGAGTCAGACCGGGCTACATCCCACAATCACCAGATCAAGTCGGCTACGAGCTGGACCCTCAGACCGGAGAGCGAAGGGAGATACAGGCATCCGACGTCTACGGACCCGGTGAACTGGAGGAGGCCATGACCTGGCAACAGGCAGCGGCCATCCATAACGAACGGATAGCTGACAAGAGAGGCAGAGCCCTCACGGAAAAGACCAAGGCATCAAGCCAAGCCCTAGCCATCAAGCCCATCTCTCACGTCCCGCCTGCATTGGTTCAAGTGAGCGATGTGCAGCGATACATGCGGGAGCTGAAGGACCAGGGGCTCTCGGCCAACACGATCATGCAAAGGCACGGGATGCTCCGGGCCATCACCAAGTCCCTGATGAAGCAGGGCTACCTGACCAACAACGTGTGGGACAGGGTCGAAGCCACGGCAATGCCAGGCGAACCACTTCCCTTCTTAACACCTGAGGAGGTCAAACAGCTGTGGGATACCGGCAACTGGCATCTCCAGGTCCTGCTCTACACAGGCCTCAGGGAGAACGAGCTATGCCCCCGACAGCAAGCTCACCTGGATGGCAGGTGGCTGCGTATTGACAGATCACTGGGCTGCTCAGTCAAGAACGACGACAGCCTGCGTGAGGTGTTGCTGCCTGAATGGGCAGGCACTCAACTACCCAAGCCACCCGGCAAGACAACCCTCTGGCGGTTGGTGAAGAGAACCACCCCACGGCTCACGCTTCACTCCCTGCGAAGTGCACTCCGCACAGCATTGGCGCAGGCAGGAGTGACCACTGAGGTCAGCGAACGGATACTGGGCCAGAAGGTTGGCAAGGCAGCAGGTGCCTCTCACGTTCGCAAGTACACCGAGTACACGCGGGAGATCATCGGGCCAGCACTCGAGGCTGGGTGGGTAGTGATGGATGAGTGGTGTCGCTAG